One window from the genome of Pseudomonas fluorescens encodes:
- a CDS encoding aspartate aminotransferase family protein translates to MNMPEHAAGSLASQLKLDAHWMPYTANRNFQRDPRLIVAAEGSWLVDDKGRKVYDSLSGLWTCGAGHTRKEIQEAVAKQLGTLDYSPGFQYGHPLSFQLAEKITSLTPGNLNHVFFTDSGSECADTAVKMVRAYWRLKGQATKTKMIGRARGYHGVNIAGTSLGGVSGNRKLFGQAMMDVDHLPHTLLASNAYSRGMPKEGGIALADELLKLIELHDASNIAAVFVEPMAGSAGVLVPPEGYLKRLREICDQHSILLVFDEVITGFGRTGSMFGADSFGVTPDLMCIAKQVTNGAIPMGAVIASSEIYQTFMNQPTPEYAVEFPHGYTYSAHPVACAAGLAALDLLQKENLVQSVAEIAPHFENALHGLKGAKNVIDIRNYGLAGAIQIAGRDGDAIVRPFEAGMALWKAGFYVRFGGDTLQFGPTFNSKPQDLDRLFDAVGEVLNKLD, encoded by the coding sequence ATGAACATGCCCGAACACGCTGCCGGTTCCCTGGCCAGCCAGCTCAAGCTCGATGCCCACTGGATGCCTTACACCGCCAACCGTAATTTCCAGCGCGATCCGCGCCTGATCGTCGCCGCCGAAGGCAGTTGGTTGGTGGATGACAAGGGGCGCAAGGTGTACGACTCGCTGTCGGGGCTGTGGACATGCGGCGCCGGGCACACCCGCAAGGAAATCCAGGAGGCGGTCGCCAAGCAACTGGGCACCCTCGATTACTCGCCGGGGTTCCAGTACGGTCATCCGCTGTCGTTCCAGTTGGCGGAGAAAATCACCAGCCTGACCCCGGGCAATCTCAATCACGTGTTCTTCACCGATTCCGGCTCCGAGTGCGCCGATACCGCGGTGAAGATGGTCCGCGCCTACTGGCGTCTCAAGGGCCAGGCGACCAAGACCAAGATGATCGGCCGTGCCCGTGGCTATCACGGGGTGAACATCGCCGGCACCAGCCTCGGCGGCGTCAGCGGCAACCGCAAGTTGTTCGGCCAGGCGATGATGGATGTCGATCACTTGCCCCACACCTTGCTGGCCAGCAACGCCTATTCCCGTGGCATGCCGAAAGAGGGTGGCATCGCCTTGGCCGATGAGCTGCTGAAACTGATCGAACTGCACGATGCATCCAACATTGCCGCAGTGTTCGTCGAACCCATGGCTGGCTCGGCCGGCGTGCTGGTGCCGCCTGAGGGGTACCTCAAGCGCCTGCGGGAAATCTGCGACCAGCACAGCATTCTCTTGGTGTTCGACGAAGTGATCACCGGTTTCGGTCGCACCGGTTCGATGTTCGGTGCCGACAGCTTTGGCGTAACCCCGGACCTGATGTGCATCGCCAAGCAAGTCACCAATGGCGCGATCCCCATGGGCGCGGTGATTGCCAGCAGCGAGATCTACCAGACGTTCATGAACCAGCCGACGCCTGAGTACGCGGTGGAGTTCCCCCACGGCTACACCTATTCGGCGCACCCGGTGGCTTGCGCGGCTGGCCTGGCGGCGCTGGACCTGCTGCAAAAGGAAAACCTGGTGCAGAGCGTGGCCGAGATCGCCCCGCATTTCGAGAATGCGCTGCACGGTTTGAAGGGCGCGAAGAACGTCATCGACATTCGCAACTATGGCCTGGCCGGCGCGATCCAGATCGCCGGGCGCGATGGCGATGCCATCGTGCGTCCGTTCGAGGCCGGCATGGCGTTGTGGAAAGCCGGGTTCTATGTGCGGTTCGGCGGCGACACCCTGCAATTCGGGCCTACGTTCAACAGCAAGCCGCAGGACCTGGATCGCCTGTTCGACGCCGTCGGTGAAGTGCTGAACAAGCTCGACTGA
- a CDS encoding LysR family transcriptional regulator produces MSARRPDPLAQVSDFDIRLLRIFRSVVECGGFSAAETVLGIGRSAISQQMSDLEQRLGLRLCQRGRAGFSLTEEGREVYQSALQLLSALESFRTEVNGLHQHLRGELTIGLTDNLVTLPHMRITHALAQLKERGPDVQIQIRMIAPNEVEQGVLDGRLHVGVVPQASALSGLEYQPLYSERSLLYCAVGHPLFYVDDQQLEDTRLNSQDAIAPTFRLPAEIQAHYQALNCTASASDREGMAFLILTGRYIGYLPDHYANLWVQQGRLRALKPAARFYDLSLASVTRKGRRPHLVLESFLESLAATR; encoded by the coding sequence ATGAGCGCGCGTCGTCCCGATCCACTGGCCCAGGTCAGCGACTTTGATATTCGCCTGCTGCGCATTTTCCGCAGCGTCGTGGAATGTGGTGGGTTTTCCGCCGCGGAAACGGTGCTGGGCATCGGCCGCTCGGCCATCAGCCAGCAGATGAGCGATCTCGAACAACGCCTCGGTTTGCGTCTGTGCCAACGCGGGCGCGCAGGGTTTTCCCTGACCGAGGAAGGCCGCGAGGTGTATCAGTCGGCGTTGCAGCTATTGAGCGCACTGGAAAGTTTTCGCACTGAGGTCAACGGCCTGCACCAGCACTTGCGCGGCGAGTTGACCATTGGCCTGACCGACAATCTGGTCACCCTGCCCCACATGCGCATCACCCACGCCCTGGCGCAATTGAAAGAGCGCGGGCCCGACGTGCAGATCCAGATTCGCATGATCGCCCCCAACGAAGTCGAGCAAGGCGTGCTCGACGGGCGCTTGCATGTCGGCGTGGTCCCCCAGGCCAGTGCCCTGTCCGGGCTGGAATATCAACCGCTGTACAGCGAGCGGTCGCTGCTGTACTGCGCGGTCGGGCATCCGCTGTTTTATGTCGATGACCAACAGCTTGAAGACACTCGCCTCAACAGCCAGGACGCCATCGCCCCCACGTTCCGTCTGCCGGCCGAGATCCAGGCCCACTACCAGGCGCTCAATTGCACCGCGAGTGCATCGGACCGCGAAGGCATGGCGTTCCTGATTCTCACCGGGCGCTACATCGGTTACCTGCCTGATCACTACGCCAACCTCTGGGTCCAGCAAGGTCGGTTGCGGGCCTTGAAACCCGCGGCACGGTTCTATGACTTGAGCCTGGCGTCGGTGACGCGCAAAGGTCGCCGGCCTCATCTGGTGCTGGAGAGTTTCCTCGAGAGCCTGGCGGCAACCCGCTGA
- a CDS encoding TetR/AcrR family transcriptional regulator translates to MTFEVPAHSGKPTSRIRQKNEETILKAAEDEFARHGFKGTSMNAIALKAGLPKANLHYYFTNKLGLYVAVLSNIIELWDSTFNTLTAEDDPAEALTRYIRAKMEFSRRQPQASRLFAMEVISGGECLTEYFNQDYRAWFNGRAAVFQAWIDAGKMDPIDPVHLIFLLWGSTQHYADFATQICRVTGRSKLTKQDMIDAGDNLIRIILKGCGLTPTL, encoded by the coding sequence ATGACCTTTGAAGTCCCAGCCCACAGTGGCAAGCCCACCAGTCGCATTCGTCAAAAGAACGAAGAGACGATCCTCAAGGCTGCCGAAGATGAATTCGCTCGCCACGGGTTCAAAGGTACCAGCATGAATGCCATCGCCCTCAAGGCTGGGCTGCCCAAGGCGAACCTGCATTATTACTTCACCAATAAACTCGGCTTGTACGTGGCGGTGTTGAGCAACATCATCGAATTGTGGGATAGCACCTTCAATACCCTCACCGCCGAGGATGATCCGGCCGAAGCCTTGACCCGCTATATCCGCGCCAAAATGGAGTTCTCTCGTCGCCAGCCCCAGGCATCGCGGTTGTTTGCCATGGAAGTGATCAGCGGTGGCGAATGCCTGACCGAGTATTTCAACCAGGATTATCGCGCCTGGTTCAATGGTCGTGCGGCCGTGTTCCAAGCCTGGATCGACGCCGGCAAGATGGACCCGATCGATCCGGTGCACCTTATTTTCCTGTTGTGGGGCAGCACCCAGCATTACGCCGACTTCGCCACCCAGATCTGTCGCGTGACCGGTCGCAGCAAGTTGACCAAGCAGGACATGATCGACGCGGGTGACAACCTGATCCGCATCATTCTCAAGGGCTGCGGCCTGACACCCACTCTTTAA
- a CDS encoding IMPACT family protein, with product MPFTLAGFCEYREEIRKSRFITFAAPITSPADAQAFIEQHSDLDATHNCWAWKLGDQYRSNDDGEPGGTAGRPILAAIEAQACDQVVVLVIRWYGGIQLGTGGLARAYGGGANKCLQNAEKIELISRVPLHCSCGFAELPLVKLRVAECGGLVNEERFTANGVDLQLAVGEAHIETLQAQLAGLSRGRILLER from the coding sequence ATGCCCTTTACCCTTGCCGGTTTTTGCGAGTACCGCGAAGAAATTCGCAAAAGCCGCTTCATCACCTTCGCCGCGCCCATCACCAGCCCCGCCGATGCCCAAGCGTTCATCGAGCAGCACAGCGACCTGGATGCCACGCACAATTGCTGGGCCTGGAAACTCGGCGACCAGTACCGCAGCAACGACGATGGCGAACCAGGTGGCACCGCCGGGCGGCCGATCCTGGCCGCGATCGAAGCCCAGGCCTGCGATCAAGTCGTGGTGCTGGTGATTCGCTGGTACGGCGGAATTCAACTGGGCACGGGTGGACTCGCCCGGGCTTACGGCGGCGGTGCGAACAAATGCCTGCAAAACGCCGAAAAAATCGAACTGATCAGCCGTGTGCCGCTGCACTGTAGCTGCGGGTTCGCCGAACTGCCCCTGGTGAAACTGCGCGTCGCCGAGTGCGGCGGGCTGGTGAATGAAGAACGCTTCACCGCCAATGGCGTAGACCTGCAATTGGCCGTGGGTGAAGCTCACATCGAAACCTTGCAAGCGCAACTGGCCGGCCTGAGCCGTGGCCGGATCCTGTTGGAGCGTTGA
- a CDS encoding ABC transporter ATP-binding protein: MSNPDSIARLQLRKISKRYPGCLANDAIDLSIQPGEIHALLGENGAGKSTLMKIIYGVTPADSGEVIWQGQRVNLRNPAQARSLGIGMVFQHFSLFETLTVAQNIALAMGATAGSPAQLEPRIREVSRRYGMALEPQRLVHSLSIGERQRVEIIRCLMQDIRLLILDEPTSVLTPVEAEELFVTLRRLASEGCSILFISHKLGEVRALCHSATVLRGGRVSGHCTPAHCSDRELAQLMVGEAAGLITDYPKVSADKAFLQINKLSWHNPDPFGCSLRDIDLEVCSGEIVGIAGVAGNGQDEWLALLSGETQLPRQHGETIRFAGQPVAHLRPDARRRLGLAFVPAERLGHGAVPQLSLADNALLSAFQQGLVSHGLIRRRQVEHLAEEIIRRFGVKTPDTRTPARSLSGGNLQKFILGREILQQPKLLVAAHPTWGVDVGAAATIHRALIALRDAGAAILVISEDLDELFQISDRLGALCGGRLSALRPTGETRLSDVGGWMAGQFDAPQSPAPAPV, translated from the coding sequence ATGTCCAACCCCGACTCCATCGCGCGCCTGCAACTGCGCAAGATCAGCAAACGCTACCCCGGTTGCCTGGCCAACGACGCCATCGACCTGAGCATCCAGCCCGGCGAAATCCACGCCCTGCTCGGCGAAAACGGTGCGGGCAAAAGCACCCTGATGAAGATTATCTACGGTGTCACCCCTGCCGATTCGGGTGAAGTGATCTGGCAAGGCCAGCGCGTCAACCTGCGTAACCCGGCCCAGGCCCGCAGCCTGGGCATCGGCATGGTGTTCCAGCATTTCTCGCTGTTCGAAACCCTCACCGTTGCGCAGAACATTGCCCTGGCAATGGGCGCTACGGCCGGTTCGCCAGCACAGCTGGAACCCCGGATTCGCGAAGTGTCCCGACGCTACGGCATGGCGCTGGAACCGCAGCGGCTGGTTCACAGCCTGTCGATTGGCGAGCGCCAGCGGGTAGAGATCATTCGCTGCCTGATGCAGGACATTCGTTTGTTGATTCTTGATGAGCCGACCTCGGTGCTCACGCCCGTGGAAGCCGAAGAGTTGTTCGTGACCCTGCGTCGCCTGGCGAGCGAGGGCTGCAGCATTTTGTTTATCAGCCACAAGCTCGGAGAAGTGCGAGCCTTGTGCCACAGCGCCACGGTGCTGCGGGGCGGGCGGGTTTCGGGGCATTGCACCCCGGCGCACTGCTCGGACCGGGAGCTGGCACAACTGATGGTCGGCGAAGCGGCCGGGCTGATCACGGACTACCCCAAGGTCAGCGCAGACAAAGCCTTCCTGCAAATCAATAAGCTGTCCTGGCACAACCCGGACCCATTCGGCTGCTCGCTGAGGGACATTGATCTTGAAGTCTGCAGCGGCGAAATCGTCGGCATCGCCGGGGTGGCGGGCAACGGCCAGGACGAATGGCTGGCGTTGCTCAGCGGAGAAACGCAGCTGCCCCGCCAGCATGGCGAAACGATCCGATTCGCCGGGCAACCCGTCGCGCACCTGCGCCCCGATGCCCGTCGTCGACTCGGCCTGGCATTTGTCCCCGCCGAACGCTTGGGCCACGGCGCTGTGCCGCAATTGAGCCTGGCAGATAACGCCTTGCTCAGCGCTTTCCAACAGGGCCTGGTCAGTCATGGGCTGATTCGACGCCGCCAGGTCGAACACCTGGCCGAGGAAATCATCCGTCGCTTTGGCGTAAAGACACCTGACACCCGAACCCCGGCACGCAGCCTTTCGGGAGGCAATTTGCAGAAATTCATTCTTGGCCGGGAAATCCTCCAACAGCCAAAACTGCTGGTGGCCGCGCACCCGACCTGGGGCGTGGACGTCGGGGCCGCGGCGACCATCCATCGCGCCCTGATCGCCCTGCGCGATGCGGGCGCGGCCATTCTGGTGATCTCCGAAGACCTCGACGAACTGTTCCAGATCAGCGACCGCCTCGGCGCCTTGTGCGGCGGGCGCCTGTCAGCCTTGCGCCCCACAGGCGAGACCCGGCTCAGCGACGTCGGCGGCTGGATGGCCGGCCAGTTCGACGCCCCTCAATCCCCTGCCCCCGCACCGGTATAA